Proteins found in one Zea mays cultivar B73 chromosome 1, Zm-B73-REFERENCE-NAM-5.0, whole genome shotgun sequence genomic segment:
- the LOC100279836 gene encoding Cytochrome P450 94A1 precursor, whose protein sequence is MAAFWLLLLFVASAVLVLRTWRAQSFVNKARQAGPRYPPGLEPYPLIGHLPQFLANRHRVLDWMTEALARQTTTCTFVLRRPGGVRGAITANPANVEHFLRTSFDHYPKGPRFASLLHDFLGRGIFNADGEAWRAQRKVASHEFNTRSLRAFVARCVHAELHGRLLPLLRRAAASGSPLDLQDVLERFAFDNICRVAFDHDPRQLPDDGDDTADSSFADAFRDAANLSAGRFRYAVPGFWKIKKALNLGSEKRLRESIAMVHDFADRIIQSRREEMLSAGFEKHDLLSRFMASQDETYSESKVPLRDVVISFLLAGRETTSSALTWFFWLLSSRPDVQRRIREEVAAVRARRAQDDVDSVVGFDLDEIREMHYVHAAITESMRLYPPVPVNSLLAETDDVLPDGTAVRAGWFVAYNSYGMGRMESVWGDDAREYRPERWLNPRDGTFRPDSPFRFVAFHAGPRLCLGKEMAYIQMKSIVACVLEELDVAVDGAYRPRQVASLTLRMADGLPVTVKQRRD, encoded by the coding sequence ATGGCTGCTTTCTGGTTGCTGCTGCTGTTCGTCGCTAGCGCAGTCCTTGTTCTTCGTACATGGAGAGCTCAAAGCTTCGTCAACAAGGCGCGGCAGGCAGGGCCGAGGTACCCGCCGGGGCTGGAGCCGTACCCGCTGATCGGGCACCTGCCACAGTTCTTGGCTAACCGGCACCGCGTGCTCGACTGGATGACCGAGGCGCTCGCGCGCCAGACGACCACGTGCACGTTCGTGCTGCGCCGGCCGGGAGGCGTGCGGGGTGCGATCACCGCGAACCCGGCGAACGTGGAGCACTTCCTGCGCACCAGCTTCGACCACTACCCCAAGGGGCCCCGGTTCGCGTCGCTGCTGCACGACTTCCTCGGCCGGGGCATCTTCAACGCCGACGGCGAGGCCTGGCGCGCGCAGCGGAAGGTCGCCAGCCACGAGTTCAACACGCGCTCGCTCCGAGCTTTCGTGGCGCGCTGCGTGCACGCCGAGCTACACGGCCGCCTGCTCCCGCTGCTGCGCCGCGCCGCGGCGTCCGGCTCCCCCCTCGACCTCCAGGACGTGCTCGAGCGGTTCGCGTTCGACAATATCTGCCGCGTCGCCTTCGACCACGACCCTCGCCAGCTCCCGGACGATGGCGACGACACGGCGGACAGCAGCTTCGCCGATGCGTTCCGCGACGCTGCGAATCTCAGCGCGGGCCGGTTCCGGTACGCGGTCCCGGGGTTCTGGAAGATCAAGAAAGCGCTGAACTTGGGTTCTGAGAAGCGGCTGCGGGAGTCCATCGCCATGGTGCACGACTTCGCCGATCGCATAATCCAGTCGCGCCGGGAGGAGATGTTGAGCGCCGGTTTTGAGAAGCACGATCTTCTGTCGCGGTTCATGGCTAGCCAGGACGAGACCTACTCCGAGTCCAAGGTGCCCCTCCGCGACGTGGTGATCAGTTTCCTACTCGCGGGGCGCGAGACCACGTCCTCGGCGCTCACCTGgttcttctggctgctgtcctcgcggCCGGACGTGCAGCGCCGCATCCGCGAAGAGGTCGCTGCTGTGCGCGCCCGACGGGCACAGGACGACGTCGATAGCGTCGTCGGGTTCGATCTGGACGAGATCCGCGAGATGCACTACGTGCACGCGGCCATCACGGAGTCGATGCGGCTGTACCCGCCGGTGCCGGTGAACTCGCTGCTGGCGGAGACGGACGACGTCCTGCCCGACGGCACAGCCGTGCGTGCAGGGTGGTTCGTGGCGTACAATTCATATGGGATGGGGCGGATGGAGTCGGTGTGGGGCGACGACGCGCGGGAATACCGGCCGGAGCGGTGGCTGAACCCCAGAGACGGAACGTTCCGGCCGGACAGCCCCTTTCGGTTCGTGGCATTTCACGCGGGGCCGAGGCTTTGTCTGGGCAAGGAAATGGCGTACATCCAGATGAAGTCCATCGTGGCGTGCGTGCTGGAGGAGCTCGACGTGGCGGTTGACGGCGCGTACCGGCCCCGGCAGGTTGCGTCGCTAACGCTGCGGATGGCGGACGGGCTACCTGTGACCGTGAAGCAGAGACGGGACTGA